The segment CTAAAAATGCTACATAAACTGCAACTAATGAAAATGTTGCACTTACTGGAATATCTATTATATTTTTCCAATTAGCTCCAAATGTTTCTAACATAAATTTTTGATAAGCTGGTAATGGAAATGCCGATATCATTAAAAATATAGATCCAATCATTAAAAGAGGCATCATTAAAACAAATGCTCTTCTTATACCGTTAATATGTTTATTTCTCCCAATCCAAGCTGCTACAGGAACTAGCTTTTCCTCTAAAATCTCAATTACTTTTGACATTTAAATCCCCCTTTGAATTCTCTCTTTATATGCTTTCATGTACTCTTCAGATGCCACTTCTATTTTTATCTCTCCATTTTCTTGAGGAGTTGATATGTAAACTTGAGGTTTTTCTGTTTCTGTTCCAACACAGAATGTGAACTCAACATTTGTTCCTATTCCCCATTCACCTCTATTATTCATAGCTACAATAGATATCTCTCCAGCTTTTCCTCTTCTTTTTCTTAAAGTTTCAGAAAATTCATCAACAGCTTTTTGAGCTGCTTCCATTGGATGTTCTCCTTTTTTCATTCTCTGAACTACTTCATAAGAAAGACACCCTTTCATTATATCTTCTCCAAGACCTGTTGCTGCTGCTCCTCCAATTTCATTATCAACATAAAAACCTGATCCTGAAACTGGTGAATCTCCAACTCTTCCCTTTTTCTTCATAAAAAGTCCACTTGTTGAAGTTGCTACAGCCATATCTTCATCTTTATCTAAAGCTATCATACAAACAGTATCATGACCATCATATGGAGAAAGATTCTTTTCTTGTATCTCTTTAACTCTTAACTCCCAAGTCTTTTTAGCTCTTTCTGTTAACATATTTTGTCTCACAAAACCATTTTTATGAGCATATGATTCTGCCCCAGCTCCTACTAAAAATATGTTATATCTATCTGCACTTAGTTTTCTTGCTATTGATATTGGGTTTTTAAAATCCTTTATTGAAGCTACTGCTCCTATAGAAAGAGTTTTTCCATCCATAAATGCTGCATCTAATTCAACTTCACACTCTTCATTTGGAAGTCCTCCATACCCTACAGATTTATAAAATGGATAATCCTCTACAAATTTAACTGCTTCTTCTAATGCATCTTGACATTTTCCACCGTTTTTTAACATCTCTGAACCTAAAGTTACTCCCTCAGAAGCCATTCTCCAAGTTGCTATCATACCCCATTGTTTTCTCATACCCTTATTCTCCTTTTAACTCTTTTAACTCTCTATGTACTTCAATTAACTCCTCTACTAACTCTCTAGCTAATATTGCATTCATAAGATGATCTTGTGCATGAATCATAAGTAAGTTTATCTCTACCCCTTTTCCATCTGCTTCATTACATATAAGTTCAGTTTGTACACTATGAGCTGCATACATTCTTTCTTTTGCTTCATCTAATAATTTTTTAGCATTTTCAAACTCACCCTTCTTAGCTGCTCTTAAAGCCTCATAAGATAAAGCTCTGCTCTCTCCTGCATTTCCAACTATGGCCATTGCTACTGCTTCAATATCCATAAAAAACCTCCCGTATCATTTCATAGTTTCACTTTATACTAATTTTTTTTATTGGTCAAATCACATTTTTTCAGTGCGTATTTCGTTAATAACATCCTTTTTTTATATATAAAATCTTGATTTTAATCTTTTTATAAGCTATGATTATATATAACGATATACTCTAATATAGTATATCGTTTTAAAAAAATTTATTTCATATATAAAAAAATTAAAAAAAAATTAGAAAAAAGGAGTTCAGAGTGGAAAATAAAAATATTTTTATTGAATTTTCTAAAAAACTGAGTAAAAAAGAGAGAGATTTTTTAAGATCAGTTGATATTAACAGTAGCTCAGTTACTGTTCATTTAGAAACGCTTTATAAAATATTTGAAGTTAAAGAGGAACCAAAAATTATGGAATTAGAAAAGCTTTTATTTAAGTTTTTTTCTAAAAATATAGTTATCACTGATTCAAATCTAAATTTAAAAAAAAGATTCAATATTCTAAATAGTTATTTTTTTGAAAAAGATTATGTATCCTTTGAATTTTCATCACATATATTAGATGAAAAAATCAAAAAAATACTTAAGTTTAAAGAAAGGTACTCATATAGATTTTATCAAGAGATTCTAAACAGTGAAAAAAACATTTTAAATATTTCAATGAATAGTTTAAGAGATCTATTAGATATTCAAGAGACATATGATAGATTCTATGATATTGAAAAAAATCTCTTAAAACCCATTTTTAAAGATCTTATAACTATTGGAGAGCTTGATATTGAATATGAAAAAAATAAAGTTGGAGAATATAAAAGTGCTAAAATTTTAGGAATTAAAATCGTAAAAGATTATAAAAGTAGTGAAACCAATGCGGTTAAGCCTATTTTTTCTTTAACTAAAACTTTTAAAAATCTTTTTGAGCTTCATAGTGAACTTATGGAAATCTATAAAAAGCTTAAAGGAGATACATCATATATTTCTAACTACCATTTTAACTCTAAACTTTTAGTTAAAATATACAATATAAAAAATGATGAAACTTTAATTTATACCTACAAAGAGTTTACATTTAAAATACTATATAGAAAAGATTTACCCACAGTTATTGAGATATTTGAAAATGTTAAAGATGAATAAAGGATTAACCAATCTGGTTAATCCTTTATATTTAATTAAATCTATTTAAATATTCATCCATGTAAACAACATTTCCATTAACTCTTGAATCCTCTGCTGCAAAGGCCATTATATGACTTTCTAAAGATGTTCTTGGATTAGTTCTAGAATCCTCTTGTCTTCCTAAACAAAGATTTATAAAATCGTTCATAAGTCCTGTGTCTCCTCCTCCATGTCCACCTTCTAAAACATCTGGAATAATCTCAGTTTTCTTTCCATTTGCAAAACGTCCATCTCCTTTTCCAAACTCATAAACTTCTATATGATTTTTTGCATCATTTCCTCTTATTTCACCTTTAGTTCCCATAACTTTTATTGTTCTACATACTTCGTCTGTAAAAGCACATAGATTAAATGTTACATTTACTCCATTTTCAAACTCAATTATAGAAACCATATTATCTACGACATTATTATCACACTTATAAACACATCTTCCATATTGATTGTGCTCTAAAGATTTTGTTAAAGCTTCCTCTGTTTGTATTTCACTAGCAACTAGTGTTGGCCAAGCTCCAATATTATTATAATATATTTTCTTTGGTGAATATATGCAACTATCTATATATTTACACTCTAAACATCTATCTGCTGATCCCTCTGGAGCATTTTCTTTTCTAAAGTATTTTAAATTTCCAAAAGAAGCTATTTTTTTACAAGGATTACCATTTAAAAGCCAAGATAAAATATCTAAATCATGACAACTTTTTTGTAAAATAAGAGGACTTGTTTCGTCAGAATTTCTCCAGTTACCTCTAACAAAACTATGTGCAAAGTGGAAGTTTCCTATATTTTCATTGTGTTGTATATCTACAACCTCTCCAATTACTCCACTATCTATTAATTCTTTTAATTTACTAAAAAATGGTGTATATCTAAGCACATGACAAACCATAACTTTAACACCATATTTTTCAGCCATTTTAACTATATCAATACATTCTTCAACTCTATTTGACATCGGTTTTTCTAAAAGAATATCATAGCCTTTTTTCATAGCAAGTTCCATAGGTTCAAAGTGCATATCATCACCTGTTGCTAAAATTATAGCATCACAAAATTTATCTTTTTCTAAAAATTCTTCCCAAGAATTAAATACATACTCAGGTAGAATCCCATGAGCTTTTATCATTTGGTCTCTTTTTATAGAATTTGGTTCTGCTACAGCAATAATATCTGCTTCATCACTATTTTTTAAAATAAAATTAGCATAAACATCCTTTCCTCTATTACCTGCTCCTATTACACCGATTCTTAACATAAAATATCCTCCCTTTTTTGAATACGTATACATTTATTTTCAATGTGAGTATAGTACATGATTTTTAAAATGTCAAATTTTTTTCATAAAAATTTGCTTCTATTAATTTTATAAGGTATTATTTTTTATATATAGTAATTTAGAAGGAGGAAAAATGAAAAATAAAAGAATTACCATGACAGAAATTGCCAGTTTAGTTGGTGTTTCTCAAGCAACTGTATCAAGAGCTATTAATCAACCTGAAAAAGTTAAGCCTGAATTAAGGGAAAAAATACTATATTTTATTGATAAATATAAATTTGTTCCCAATGAAAATGCAAAAACTATGAGAGGAGTCGGCAGTAAAATTTTGGGCCTTATTGTTTTTAGTTTTTCTAATCATTACTATTTGGATATGATTAAGTATGCAGAAAAACTTGCTAGAGAAAAAGGATATAGTCTTCTTGTTATGAACTCAGAAAAAAATGCTGATTTTGAGTTAGAACACATTAAAATGATGTTGGCACGAAACGTAGAGGGAATACTTATAACCCCTGTAGATGGAAAAAATCTTGATTTTTTAGAAACTACAGATGTTCCTTTTGTTGCTCTTAATGAAGATTTTCCTGGACATAATTATGTTACAACCTCTCTTAATGAGGGAGGAGAAATTGCTGCTAATCACCTTATCAATGAAGGCTATAAAAATATCGGTTATATTGGTGGAGATAGTAAAAAATATCACCCAAAATTAGAAGGAATTAAAAAAATTCTTAAAGAAAATGGGATTTATTTTAAACCAAATTGGTTTGTAAAAATGGACACTATTAATTTAACTGGTAATGAAATAAATACCCTTTTTGAAAGTAAAAAGACTCTTTGTGATGCTTATATTGCTTCTAATGATGAAGTTGCATGCTTATTTCTAAAAAAAGCAAATGAATTTGGATATAAAATACCTGAAGATATAGCACTTGTTGGTTTTGATAATACTATTGTTTCTAAACTTCTAGATATTACTAGTATCACTCAGCCCACAGAAGAGATGGTTAGAATAGGAATTGAGATTATTTTTAATAATGAAAAAGTAAAAAAAGGAGTTAAACTTTCTCCTTGTATTGAAGTTCGAAAAAGTAGTTTAAAATAAATTTGACAAATATAAAAATATAGAGTATAAAATTATCATAAATTATGAATACGTATACAATTTTGGGAGGTATTATGAAAAAAATATTAGGTGGACTATTAATTATGGGGACATTAATAGGATGCGGTCAAAAAGATGAAGCTAAAGTCTTAACTTTCAGTACTTGGGAAGGTACTGGAGAACAATTTTTTATGGATATTAACGATATAAATACTGAATATAAAAAGATAAATCCAAATGTTACTATAAAAATTGAAAAAATTCCAAATACTGAGTATGACACTACAATGAAAATTAGAAATACTGCAAAGCAACTTCCCGATATTTTTGCTATTAGAAATAAACACATGTATTCTTATAGAGATGCTGTGCATGATTTAAGTGATTTAAATGCTTCAAAAATAAATACGTTTGCTGAACCATATAAAATTAATGGAAAAGTCGTAGGTTTACCCATGTATGGTTTTAATGAATATGTTTACTATAGAAAAAGTGTCTTTAATAAACTTGGATTAGAGGTACCACAAACTTGGAATGAGTTCTTAGAAGTTGTAAAAACAATTAATAATTCAAGTGACTTAATTCCTCTTGCAATTGGTGGTAAAGATTTATGGACAACATATCCTTATGGTCAATTTGTTCCTTATTTAGTTGAAAATGGTGATAATCTACTAAATCAAATGGGAGATATGAACTCTCCTTTCAGCGAGGGAACAAGTGTTTATAAAGGATATGAAAAAGTTAATCAATTATTCCAATTAAAACCAGCGGGAGAAAATCCTTTAGGATATGGATGGAGCCAAGAAAAAAATATGTTTTTATCTGGTAAGTCAGCTATGATTGCTGTTGGTCAGTGGTTTTATAAAGACTTTATGAAAGATGCATCTGAAGAGGATCAAAATGATTTAGGAATGTTTTTAATGCCTGTTAGAGACAGTAAAGAGGATAAATTTAGATACTTCGTTACTGGAGAAGTTTTCTTAGGTGTACCAAAAAGTACAAAGCATGAAAAAGAAGCTAAGGAGTTTATTGAATGGTTTTTTGCTAGTAATTATTATAAAGACTACATCAACTACATGCAAGTAATTCCAACTGTAGAAGGTGTGGAATTAACAGATAGTCCTTTCAAAGCCGTTACTGATAAAGTAGAAAATTTACAAGCAGTTTATCAAATTCCTGGTGGAGAAAATTATACAAAAATCAAAAATGAAACTAGATATGATCAAAATCAATTATCTCAAGAGCTTTTAAGTGGAAGTGACTTCAAACAATTAATGGAAGAATGGAATAAAAAATGGAACGATGCAAAAGGAAAGGTAGTTGGTAGATAAATGGCTGAAAGTTTAATCTTAGAAAGAGAAAATAGTATTGAGAAAAAAACTTTAAAACAATTTTTAAGAAATAAAGAAATTCAAAAAAAATTACTTTTAATTACATTCTTATTTATACCAACAGTTATGCTTCTTAGTTTTATTATTTATCCAGCGCTAAAACTTGTATATATTAGTTTAACTGATTGGAATGGAATATCTGAAACTTATAATTTTATTGGTTTGGAAAACTTTAGAACACTATTCACTTCTAAAAGTTTATGGACAACATTAAAAGCAAATAGTATATATTTTACCTTACATTTTCTACTAATACCTGTTGAATTATATATAGCTTTTCTGTTAGATAGATTTATCAAAGGAAGTGAATTTTTTAAAAGCATATTTTTTATGCCTTATATTATAAATGGTGTTGCGGTAGCTTATATGTTCTCATTTCTTTATAGCTCAGAAGATGGAGTTTTAAATGCTGCATTAGAACTTATGAAAATGTCTAAAATTGGATGGTTAAGTGATCCTGAAATTGTTAACTACTCATTAGCTGGAGTTTCTTTATGGAGATTCACTGGAATGCCAATCATCTTATTTTTAGCTGGACTACAATCTATACCTAAAGATATGCTTGAAGCAGCTGTTATTGATGGAGCTTCAGTATTTCAACAGTTTTCAAAAATTATAATGCCTAATATGAAAACGGTTACTAGTATTGTACTGTTTTTAAATGCTCGTGGTGCTTTAATGGTATTTGATATTCCCTTTGTTATGACAAGTGGTGG is part of the Cetobacterium somerae ATCC BAA-474 genome and harbors:
- a CDS encoding N(4)-(beta-N-acetylglucosaminyl)-L-asparaginase, yielding MRKQWGMIATWRMASEGVTLGSEMLKNGGKCQDALEEAVKFVEDYPFYKSVGYGGLPNEECEVELDAAFMDGKTLSIGAVASIKDFKNPISIARKLSADRYNIFLVGAGAESYAHKNGFVRQNMLTERAKKTWELRVKEIQEKNLSPYDGHDTVCMIALDKDEDMAVATSTSGLFMKKKGRVGDSPVSGSGFYVDNEIGGAAATGLGEDIMKGCLSYEVVQRMKKGEHPMEAAQKAVDEFSETLRKRRGKAGEISIVAMNNRGEWGIGTNVEFTFCVGTETEKPQVYISTPQENGEIKIEVASEEYMKAYKERIQRGI
- a CDS encoding PTS lactose/cellobiose transporter subunit IIA, producing the protein MDIEAVAMAIVGNAGESRALSYEALRAAKKGEFENAKKLLDEAKERMYAAHSVQTELICNEADGKGVEINLLMIHAQDHLMNAILARELVEELIEVHRELKELKGE
- a CDS encoding replication initiation protein, with protein sequence MENKNIFIEFSKKLSKKERDFLRSVDINSSSVTVHLETLYKIFEVKEEPKIMELEKLLFKFFSKNIVITDSNLNLKKRFNILNSYFFEKDYVSFEFSSHILDEKIKKILKFKERYSYRFYQEILNSEKNILNISMNSLRDLLDIQETYDRFYDIEKNLLKPIFKDLITIGELDIEYEKNKVGEYKSAKILGIKIVKDYKSSETNAVKPIFSLTKTFKNLFELHSELMEIYKKLKGDTSYISNYHFNSKLLVKIYNIKNDETLIYTYKEFTFKILYRKDLPTVIEIFENVKDE
- a CDS encoding Gfo/Idh/MocA family protein: MLRIGVIGAGNRGKDVYANFILKNSDEADIIAVAEPNSIKRDQMIKAHGILPEYVFNSWEEFLEKDKFCDAIILATGDDMHFEPMELAMKKGYDILLEKPMSNRVEECIDIVKMAEKYGVKVMVCHVLRYTPFFSKLKELIDSGVIGEVVDIQHNENIGNFHFAHSFVRGNWRNSDETSPLILQKSCHDLDILSWLLNGNPCKKIASFGNLKYFRKENAPEGSADRCLECKYIDSCIYSPKKIYYNNIGAWPTLVASEIQTEEALTKSLEHNQYGRCVYKCDNNVVDNMVSIIEFENGVNVTFNLCAFTDEVCRTIKVMGTKGEIRGNDAKNHIEVYEFGKGDGRFANGKKTEIIPDVLEGGHGGGDTGLMNDFINLCLGRQEDSRTNPRTSLESHIMAFAAEDSRVNGNVVYMDEYLNRFN
- a CDS encoding LacI family DNA-binding transcriptional regulator, which encodes MKNKRITMTEIASLVGVSQATVSRAINQPEKVKPELREKILYFIDKYKFVPNENAKTMRGVGSKILGLIVFSFSNHYYLDMIKYAEKLAREKGYSLLVMNSEKNADFELEHIKMMLARNVEGILITPVDGKNLDFLETTDVPFVALNEDFPGHNYVTTSLNEGGEIAANHLINEGYKNIGYIGGDSKKYHPKLEGIKKILKENGIYFKPNWFVKMDTINLTGNEINTLFESKKTLCDAYIASNDEVACLFLKKANEFGYKIPEDIALVGFDNTIVSKLLDITSITQPTEEMVRIGIEIIFNNEKVKKGVKLSPCIEVRKSSLK
- a CDS encoding ABC transporter substrate-binding protein: MKKILGGLLIMGTLIGCGQKDEAKVLTFSTWEGTGEQFFMDINDINTEYKKINPNVTIKIEKIPNTEYDTTMKIRNTAKQLPDIFAIRNKHMYSYRDAVHDLSDLNASKINTFAEPYKINGKVVGLPMYGFNEYVYYRKSVFNKLGLEVPQTWNEFLEVVKTINNSSDLIPLAIGGKDLWTTYPYGQFVPYLVENGDNLLNQMGDMNSPFSEGTSVYKGYEKVNQLFQLKPAGENPLGYGWSQEKNMFLSGKSAMIAVGQWFYKDFMKDASEEDQNDLGMFLMPVRDSKEDKFRYFVTGEVFLGVPKSTKHEKEAKEFIEWFFASNYYKDYINYMQVIPTVEGVELTDSPFKAVTDKVENLQAVYQIPGGENYTKIKNETRYDQNQLSQELLSGSDFKQLMEEWNKKWNDAKGKVVGR
- a CDS encoding carbohydrate ABC transporter permease; translated protein: MAESLILERENSIEKKTLKQFLRNKEIQKKLLLITFLFIPTVMLLSFIIYPALKLVYISLTDWNGISETYNFIGLENFRTLFTSKSLWTTLKANSIYFTLHFLLIPVELYIAFLLDRFIKGSEFFKSIFFMPYIINGVAVAYMFSFLYSSEDGVLNAALELMKMSKIGWLSDPEIVNYSLAGVSLWRFTGMPIILFLAGLQSIPKDMLEAAVIDGASVFQQFSKIIMPNMKTVTSIVLFLNARGALMVFDIPFVMTSGGPKESSATFALNLVKIAFEFENFGLAASMAIILIVMILLLSKLQDRLLNMKG